In Littorina saxatilis isolate snail1 unplaced genomic scaffold, US_GU_Lsax_2.0 scaffold_1305, whole genome shotgun sequence, the DNA window ttctctctctctctctctctctctctctctctctctctctctctctctctctctctctctctctctctctctctctctctctctctctctctctctctctctctctctctctctctctccagtatGTTCGCGAAACAGAAACAAGtaaatatatatgtattttATTACTCATTATCTTGAATTGTTATTTGCATGTAATTATTGATCTCTTTTTGATGTTGATGATAAGTGATCATACTGACATCTGCATGCTGTgaataaaaatgtttaaaacaaaaacaaaaactgttgTTGTTTAAATCTTTTATGTTGGCACTTGCAGTGATAAAATGGAGCAACAGTGTCTACGCCGGCGCTAAGGTCCTGAAAACAGACGTCGCTGGTGCCTTGTGCGTACTTGGTAAGATACGTGTatttctgtgagtgtgtgtgtgtgtgtgtgtgtgtgtgtgtgtgtgtgtgtgtgtgcgtgtgcgtcagtgtgtgtgtgtgtgtgtgtgtgtgtgtgtgtgatgtgtgtgtgtgtgtagcctaTATGAATGTGTTTAGGAGTGTGTTTATATGTCTGTTTTCTATGTTCGTTTTTCTGTGTGTAAAACGTGTCTGTTCGAGCGCGCGTGTTCGTCCGTCCGTTGGAGAGCTTTTGTATTACGTTGGTATTCCTGCAAAATTCCCTTTCGATCGATTAgagttttctttcttgttttaatttttattttatttgttatttaaTTTAATCTTATTGTGTTGCTTTAGCCTATTTAGATGAGTGTGTCGCTGTGATCGTTTATTTTCATgatttgtctgttgtgtgtctTTCGTCAGCTTTGATGACCCAAAGGTTAAAGTTTTTGTGAATGCTTCGTTTTCACATTCTATGTACATGTAGtttactttctttcttggtAATGGATCAAAGACACCACAATAGAGAGAcagattctttctttttttttaatgcaaggAATTGTCGTTTTTTTCTTCAGGATTCATTCAGTATGACCACGCACATCATCGTGTATTATTCTAACaagtattttttcttcttctgtttttgaCAGACACACTGGACAGCACGAACAGATGTCCGACAGGTAAGCTTTGATTCTAGCTCCGGGCCAAGCCGCCTATATTGACGACCAGTGGAGTTTGGTTTGGTGTGGGTATGAGCGTGCGAGGGAGCAAGCAagcgcgtgtgtgggtgtgtggaggggtgtgtgggtgtcagtTTGAGGggttttatttttcgataaatgtctttgatgacgacTTActcggcttttagtgaaagttgaggcgacactgtcacgaCCTCCTTTTGTGAggtgtgtttttatttgtgtgcatgtgtgtgcgcgcgcgtgtttgtgtgtgtgtgtgtgcgtgtgtgtgtgtgtgcgtgcgtgcgtggcgtgcgtgcgggtgtgtgcatgcgcgtgtgtCCTACATGTTGATGCATTATGTCTGTGCATGGCCGCTTTCTGACCTGAGCTTTTTTTGGTCTCATCCTCAAAGTTCTGACTCAATTATAAAATACTTCTTCTCCTTCAGACTGGGTGGAGAATGGCGGGTCGTGTTACCTGACTCTGGGTACTGTGGTCAAGTCCTACTCTGCCGGGGCCGCTCTGTGTGAGAGGTAAGAAACGGGTCTGAGTGGTCCGAGACTGCCAACACCATGTATTTGCTCTCTTTGACGAAAGAACGACAAGGGAAACACTTGCAAGGTGCATGTTTAATGTGAGACTGCTGTGTTTCAAGATTTTTACCCGCGTATCCgacgttttgtttttcttcgtgTAAATAGTTTCCAACACGAAGACATACCTTGTACACTaatgaaagaacaaacatttgaATTGGTCCTGATCAGGAGTAGCCAAACCGGTTGAAGGAAACTGCTGAAACCCCAACAACCAACTAACTAGTATCCAACCTATGCTTGTAATTATTCGATGGAATAGAATAAAATTCTcacttagttttttttttttagggggggaggggggggggttggagggtTAACGGATATACCCAAGAGTTAGCCCCTTGGAAGTGACGTTACATACTGAAGAAGAGCAAAAATCTGAGATTCACTCAGTATGACGGTGAACCTCACATGGGGTTTAATCGAGATATTGCTCGCTACATGTATACCATTGTCATATTTGAGGGGGAAATTGTCTGAAGCACCCTTCATCATAAAATTCTCTTCTTTCAGGGGTAGCAGCGACAGCCATCTTGTTCGTGTGGATTCCGAGGCAGAGAACACGTTCTTGTCCACCCTCGTACCCACTGGCTCTGCAGCTACTGAAAATATGTTGCTGGGTAAGTTGTAAATGgttgtgatggtggtggtggtggagatgatgggggtggtggtggtggtggttgtcaTTTGCCGTCAAAAGGCAGTTtgtttttactgacaaaaaaaAGCGTGTTATCGTGATTTTCAGTCCTGTTCAGTTATGTTACGATTGTTAATAACTCATCAAATTGTGTCGTTCGTTCTCTGAATGTTAATATTCATTATTTCtgtaaggggggtggggggcaaaAACGTGACTAGtagcaataacaacaaaagcTCTGTAAATTAGAGATTAGTATTAGAGACACCTCAATTTACAAATTACAGCAAATCTCAACCATATTCTGTCGTTCCCTCTCGGTGTGTAAATTCGTCATAACTGTTAATGTATTCTACTCGATTTTGCCAGGTTTCTACTACAGTCCACGACATGACCAGTTTGTGTGGCAAAGTGGAGATCTACCGACCTATAGCTCGTGGAGTTCCGGAAATGGAAAACAAAACCTTGCTGGTGGATCCTGCGCAGTGCTCGATTCTACCACTTCCGGTTCTTGGAGTAACGCCCCTTGTGATCAGCTGACTGGAAATCTTGTTTGCGAAATGCCTGCATTTGTTGTTTGAGACGAAGAATAAATAATAGTTCTGTCATTATT includes these proteins:
- the LOC138954559 gene encoding snaclec GPIB-binding protein subunit beta-like — protein: MLALAVIKWSNSVYAGAKVLKTDVAGALCVLDTLDSTNRCPTDWVENGGSCYLTLGTVVKSYSAGAALCERGSSDSHLVRVDSEAENTFLSTLVPTGSAATENMLLGFYYSPRHDQFVWQSGDLPTYSSWSSGNGKQNLAGGSCAVLDSTTSGSWSNAPCDQLTGNLVCEMPAFVV